In Nitrospira sp., a single genomic region encodes these proteins:
- the modB gene encoding molybdate ABC transporter permease subunit — protein sequence MNWIAIWVTFKLASLTAGALLVIGLPIAYWLAYSTWRWKFVVESIVALPLVLPPTVLGFYLLVAIGPHSPVGRFYADLVGHPLPFTFEGLLLASILYSLPFAVQPFATAFEQVDRKLIEASWTLGLSKVKTFFKLILPLSTAGLITGAVLSFAHTLGEFGVVLMVGGNIEGVTRTVSIDIYDEVQALNYAGAAKTAAFLLVISYLVLLLVYAMNRKVWAVWPQK from the coding sequence ATGAACTGGATCGCCATCTGGGTCACCTTCAAATTGGCGAGCCTGACGGCTGGCGCGTTGCTGGTGATCGGATTACCGATTGCCTATTGGCTGGCGTATTCGACCTGGCGATGGAAATTTGTCGTTGAATCGATCGTCGCGCTGCCGCTGGTTCTGCCGCCGACCGTGCTGGGATTTTACCTCCTCGTGGCCATCGGTCCCCATAGTCCCGTCGGCCGGTTCTATGCAGATCTTGTCGGCCACCCGTTGCCGTTCACATTTGAAGGTCTCCTCCTCGCGTCGATCTTGTACAGCCTCCCGTTTGCCGTCCAGCCGTTTGCCACCGCGTTCGAACAGGTCGATCGGAAATTGATCGAAGCCTCGTGGACCCTGGGGCTGTCGAAGGTGAAGACCTTCTTCAAGCTCATTCTGCCGCTCTCGACGGCGGGGCTTATTACCGGCGCCGTCTTGAGTTTCGCCCATACCTTGGGAGAGTTCGGGGTGGTGTTGATGGTGGGCGGCAATATCGAAGGGGTGACGCGTACCGTCTCGATCGATATCTATGATGAGGTGCAGGCGCTGAACTATGCCGGAGCGGCGAAGACTGCCGCGTTTCTCCTCGTGATTTCCTATCTTGTCCTGTTGTTGGTCTATGCCATGAATCGAAAGGTCTGGGCGGTATGGCCGCAGAAATAA
- the modA gene encoding molybdate ABC transporter substrate-binding protein, with protein MIRFILTVILCIGAGVNGVFAEEITIAAASDLNFAMKDLVAEYEKIAGHQVKLSLGSSGNFYAQIQNGAPFDLYFSADIGYPRKLEEAGLTVSGSLYRYAVGRIVLWAGTASRLDVSKGLDVLREPGIKKIAIANPKHAPYGRAAVAAMESSRVYESVREKLILGENISQAAQFIESGACEIGIIALSLALSPAMSGKGAYWEIPAEAYPPLEQGAVILKQSRNQEAARRFLEFLKGPQGQDIMRRYGFLLPN; from the coding sequence ATGATTCGTTTCATTTTGACTGTCATCCTGTGCATCGGGGCCGGTGTCAACGGTGTGTTCGCGGAGGAGATCACGATTGCGGCGGCGTCCGATTTAAACTTTGCGATGAAAGATCTCGTGGCTGAATATGAAAAGATTGCCGGGCATCAGGTGAAACTCTCCTTAGGTTCGTCGGGGAATTTTTATGCGCAGATTCAGAACGGCGCGCCGTTCGATCTCTACTTTTCCGCCGACATCGGGTACCCCAGGAAGTTGGAGGAAGCCGGGCTTACGGTGTCAGGATCGCTCTATCGATACGCGGTAGGACGGATCGTGTTGTGGGCTGGTACCGCGTCGCGCCTGGATGTGTCCAAGGGGCTGGATGTCCTGCGGGAGCCCGGCATCAAGAAGATTGCGATTGCCAATCCCAAGCACGCCCCGTATGGTCGTGCTGCGGTGGCGGCGATGGAATCGTCCCGCGTCTATGAATCGGTGAGAGAGAAGCTGATTCTGGGAGAGAATATTTCACAGGCGGCGCAGTTCATTGAATCCGGCGCCTGTGAGATCGGGATCATCGCGCTGTCTCTGGCGCTGTCTCCGGCCATGAGCGGCAAAGGGGCCTATTGGGAGATTCCAGCCGAGGCCTATCCTCCGTTGGAGCAAGGGGCGGTGATTTTGAAACAATCCAGGAATCAGGAAGCGGCCCGGCGCTTCTTGGAATTCTTGAAAGGCCCACAAGGGCAGGACATTATGAGGCGGTATGGATTTCTGTTGCCGAACTAA
- a CDS encoding substrate-binding domain-containing protein — protein sequence MTVRWMRVAMLGICIAVSMSCAPVRGPVGDAGVARVMVIATSPSVQEAMAHLGRAFEASHPDVRVQLSVDTSLDLRRTVAAMENRGKSFIGSGPIHLVAPGGDEVITRMEQKYYLLPEAKALYATERLVLVAPESLSEAPESFEALASMPSVRIAIADQKTRLGVETDRLLSALGLKSAEGKRIDLANDQAGILDHVLSGQADVGIMFGQDATRVPQRVRVVATPPTGLYKPIPHSISMERYCQDRPLCEEFLRFVTSPDGQSVLKRLGYGPGKSPESPVRVSIP from the coding sequence ATGACCGTTCGATGGATGCGCGTTGCCATGTTGGGGATCTGTATCGCGGTCAGCATGAGTTGTGCGCCCGTGCGGGGGCCGGTTGGAGATGCAGGGGTGGCTCGTGTGATGGTCATCGCCACATCGCCCTCTGTGCAGGAAGCCATGGCGCACCTCGGCCGGGCGTTCGAGGCGAGTCACCCGGATGTGCGCGTGCAGCTGTCGGTCGATACGTCGCTCGATCTTCGGCGGACCGTTGCCGCGATGGAGAATCGGGGCAAGTCCTTCATCGGCTCAGGGCCGATTCACCTTGTGGCGCCGGGCGGGGATGAGGTGATCACCCGCATGGAGCAGAAATATTATCTGCTGCCGGAGGCGAAAGCCCTCTATGCGACGGAACGTCTTGTCCTCGTGGCGCCGGAGTCGTTGAGCGAGGCGCCGGAATCGTTTGAAGCCCTGGCGAGTATGCCATCGGTGCGGATTGCCATTGCCGATCAGAAGACTCGACTGGGCGTGGAAACCGACCGGTTGCTGTCGGCGTTGGGACTGAAAAGCGCGGAAGGAAAACGAATTGATCTCGCTAACGATCAGGCCGGGATTCTCGATCACGTGCTGAGTGGCCAGGCCGATGTCGGCATCATGTTCGGTCAGGATGCCACGCGAGTTCCGCAACGGGTGCGTGTCGTGGCCACGCCTCCCACCGGTCTGTACAAGCCGATTCCTCATTCCATTTCAATGGAAAGATATTGCCAGGATCGTCCGCTCTGCGAGGAGTTTTTGCGGTTTGTCACGAGTCCGGACGGGCAGTCGGTGTTGAAACGGTTGGGGTATGGACCGGGGAAATCGCCTGAATCTCCGGTGCGCGTCTCTATCCCGTGA
- a CDS encoding substrate-binding domain-containing protein → MNRLKEVRTARGLSQGELAARADVTRQAISSIEANRYLPTTVVALQLARVLNTSVEDLFSLQSAGEVIEARLIEVPRPASSAGPLPRVKVVKVNGQYFARPVAGLGEVLSYTVAADGFLEPRDATRRGRSDASVVQVRLSRDRHAIEQEIAVAGCDPAIFLAGEHLRRRKDSTSVVGWTMGSTAALQALQRGEVHVAGIHLTDDSTGESNLPFLRRHLKVSSYEVITFATWEEGLVVRPGNPKQVRTIADLVRDDVTVINREEGAGARLLLDQRLRAAGFVGSQVKGYNRTAASHLHVARLVSEGQADAGVGIRSAAQSYGLDFIPLQSARYDLVVPKAYLSSHPSLNHLFDTLASRPFRSEISAIGGYDTTDTGKLQVL, encoded by the coding sequence TTGAATCGACTCAAAGAAGTCCGTACTGCCAGAGGGCTCTCGCAGGGAGAGCTGGCGGCGCGGGCCGATGTAACTCGTCAGGCCATTTCATCAATCGAAGCCAATCGGTATCTCCCCACCACGGTCGTGGCGCTCCAACTTGCGCGGGTGCTGAACACATCGGTTGAGGATCTGTTCTCTCTGCAATCTGCCGGTGAAGTGATTGAAGCGAGATTGATTGAGGTGCCGAGACCGGCGTCTTCTGCCGGCCCACTGCCTCGTGTGAAGGTCGTGAAGGTGAATGGGCAGTATTTTGCGCGACCTGTAGCAGGTCTCGGCGAAGTGTTGAGTTATACGGTTGCGGCCGATGGGTTTCTTGAGCCGAGGGATGCGACTAGGCGTGGACGTTCCGATGCGTCAGTGGTGCAGGTGCGGCTCTCGCGCGACCGGCACGCCATCGAGCAGGAAATTGCAGTCGCGGGATGCGATCCGGCGATTTTTCTGGCGGGGGAGCATCTTCGTCGTCGGAAAGATTCGACTAGCGTGGTCGGTTGGACGATGGGGAGTACCGCCGCGCTCCAGGCCTTACAACGGGGCGAGGTGCATGTGGCGGGCATTCATCTGACAGACGATTCAACCGGTGAAAGCAATTTGCCGTTTCTCCGCCGTCATTTGAAGGTGAGTTCGTATGAGGTGATTACGTTTGCGACGTGGGAAGAAGGATTGGTCGTACGTCCGGGCAATCCCAAGCAGGTTCGAACGATCGCCGATCTTGTGCGTGATGATGTGACGGTGATCAATCGGGAAGAGGGTGCAGGCGCACGCCTGCTGCTCGATCAGCGGCTGCGTGCCGCTGGTTTCGTCGGTTCGCAGGTCAAGGGATATAACCGCACGGCAGCCTCCCATCTCCATGTCGCCCGTCTGGTCTCAGAAGGGCAGGCGGATGCGGGGGTGGGCATCAGATCCGCCGCGCAATCCTACGGCCTCGACTTCATTCCGTTGCAGTCGGCGCGTTACGATCTGGTGGTGCCGAAAGCGTATCTCTCCAGCCATCCATCTTTGAATCATCTCTTCGATACGTTGGCCAGCCGTCCCTTCCGGTCCGAGATCTCCGCCATCGGCGGGTATGACACGACGGACACGGGCAAGCTTCAGGTTTTGTAA
- the modA gene encoding molybdate ABC transporter substrate-binding protein: MQAQPETLTIAAANSVKDALRKALPLFEAQHPEINVRVIYGPSQTLRKQIEEGAPVDVFLPSLVEEIEQLEKKGLVIQGTKRVYAATSLVLITGTTLPAPIASIQDLRTVPIRRIAIGDPKTSSVGKVAVQFLKYSKLEPELKSQFVYGEHSQAVLNLVANGEAEIGVVYRTDAIADEHVRILDTAPEGSHTPIRYGVAVVWTAKNVSGAGDFIQFLLTPQVQSQFKDHGFDQAVREVGLAQRQEGR; the protein is encoded by the coding sequence GTGCAGGCGCAACCCGAAACACTCACCATCGCTGCCGCCAACAGCGTCAAGGATGCGCTACGGAAAGCGTTACCGCTGTTTGAGGCCCAGCATCCGGAGATCAACGTGCGGGTCATCTATGGCCCGTCGCAAACCCTCCGGAAGCAAATTGAAGAGGGCGCGCCGGTCGACGTCTTCTTACCGTCGCTGGTTGAGGAAATTGAGCAATTGGAAAAGAAAGGCCTCGTCATTCAGGGCACCAAGCGTGTCTACGCCGCCACATCGCTGGTATTGATCACCGGCACCACGCTTCCTGCGCCAATCGCCTCGATTCAGGACCTGCGCACCGTCCCCATCCGGCGAATTGCAATCGGTGACCCCAAAACCTCGTCGGTGGGAAAAGTCGCCGTTCAGTTCCTAAAATACAGCAAGCTCGAACCGGAGCTGAAGTCGCAATTCGTATACGGAGAACACTCGCAAGCCGTGCTGAACCTGGTCGCCAACGGTGAAGCAGAGATCGGCGTGGTCTATCGGACTGACGCCATAGCAGATGAACACGTCCGGATTCTCGACACGGCGCCGGAAGGCTCCCACACGCCGATCCGATATGGCGTAGCCGTTGTCTGGACCGCCAAAAACGTGTCCGGAGCGGGAGACTTCATCCAGTTCCTGCTAACGCCTCAGGTTCAATCTCAATTCAAGGACCATGGGTTCGACCAAGCGGTGCGCGAAGTCGGCCTTGCTCAGCGACAGGAGGGACGATAA
- a CDS encoding ABC transporter substrate-binding protein has translation MKQLSSTAFAILSLILGIDTFIPPNTLAADTIRVGHFPNITHVQGLVAQHLSRTGHGWFEERLGKDVKIEWYIYNAGPSAMEALLADSIDLTYVGPSPALNAYTKSNGEEIRIIAGAAIGGAALVVQPDSGLKQPADFRGKTIATPQLGNTQDVACRAWLASGGLRITQTGGDAFIVPTPNPDQLSLFQQKKLDAVWTVEPWVSRLERDAGGKILLEQSKDSITVLVSSVKFLKTKRELAKKLAQAHRELTEWIIAHPVEAQQMVQQELAAETQAKVSAELIAHAWTRIGLTTEASPDEYRQFVANAQRAGFIRTAPDLSRLIERLN, from the coding sequence ATGAAACAATTGTCATCGACAGCTTTTGCCATCCTCTCACTTATATTGGGGATCGACACGTTCATACCACCCAACACGCTCGCAGCCGACACTATCCGCGTCGGGCATTTTCCGAATATCACCCACGTCCAGGGATTGGTCGCCCAACACCTCTCACGAACCGGTCACGGCTGGTTTGAGGAACGGCTCGGCAAAGATGTGAAGATCGAATGGTACATCTACAACGCCGGACCGAGCGCCATGGAAGCCCTCCTGGCAGATTCCATCGACCTCACCTATGTCGGGCCGAGCCCGGCCTTGAATGCCTATACCAAATCAAACGGCGAGGAAATCAGGATCATTGCCGGCGCAGCAATCGGAGGCGCCGCGTTGGTTGTTCAACCGGATTCCGGGCTCAAACAGCCCGCCGACTTTCGTGGAAAAACCATCGCGACGCCGCAACTGGGCAATACGCAGGACGTCGCCTGCCGGGCCTGGCTGGCCAGCGGCGGGTTGAGGATCACGCAAACCGGCGGCGACGCCTTCATCGTCCCGACCCCCAATCCGGATCAGCTCTCGCTGTTTCAGCAAAAAAAGCTCGACGCCGTCTGGACGGTCGAACCCTGGGTCTCACGCCTGGAACGCGATGCCGGAGGCAAGATCCTTCTTGAGCAATCGAAAGACAGCATCACCGTTCTGGTCTCGAGCGTGAAGTTTCTCAAGACTAAACGTGAGCTGGCTAAGAAGCTTGCACAAGCCCACCGTGAACTCACTGAATGGATCATCGCACATCCGGTAGAGGCTCAGCAGATGGTCCAGCAGGAACTGGCCGCCGAGACGCAAGCCAAGGTCTCAGCCGAATTGATCGCCCACGCCTGGACACGCATCGGCCTCACCACAGAGGCTTCACCGGACGAATACCGGCAATTTGTCGCCAACGCCCAACGCGCCGGATTTATTCGCACAGCTCCCGACTTGTCCCGCTTGATCGAAAGGTTGAACTGA
- a CDS encoding ABC transporter ATP-binding protein, with translation MLTSESPSAGTASSKLVLEHISKSFQTSSLTVHALDDVTLRIAEGEFVCLVGPSGCGKSTLLNIIAGLDRPDRGLVQADGQTIVGPGPHRLMMFQEAALFPWLTVLGNVLFGLKLSNGLNAAERQERAEYFLELVGLKRFMHSNVHELSGGMKQRVALARALAPNPSVLLMDEPFGALDALTREQLYGDIQRIWSQHRKTIVFVTHNVREAVCLGDRVILFSPNPGRIREEFAIPLPRPRDINSVDLARYATEITRVLKGYVKTEVAG, from the coding sequence ATGCTGACATCGGAAAGCCCCTCGGCCGGCACCGCCTCCAGCAAACTCGTCCTTGAACATATTTCAAAATCCTTTCAGACGAGTTCGTTGACTGTTCACGCGCTCGATGACGTGACCCTCCGCATCGCCGAAGGAGAGTTCGTGTGTCTCGTCGGCCCCAGCGGCTGCGGCAAATCAACCTTGCTCAACATCATCGCCGGTCTCGATAGGCCTGATCGCGGGCTGGTTCAGGCCGACGGCCAGACCATTGTCGGTCCCGGCCCTCACCGGCTCATGATGTTTCAAGAAGCCGCGCTCTTCCCGTGGCTGACGGTGTTGGGCAACGTCCTCTTCGGCCTGAAACTCAGCAACGGATTGAATGCTGCGGAGCGTCAGGAGAGAGCCGAATATTTCCTGGAACTCGTCGGCCTGAAACGGTTCATGCATTCCAATGTCCATGAACTTTCCGGCGGCATGAAACAACGCGTCGCCCTGGCCCGAGCGCTGGCGCCGAACCCCAGCGTGCTCTTGATGGACGAACCATTTGGAGCACTCGACGCCCTCACCCGAGAACAACTCTACGGCGACATTCAACGCATCTGGAGCCAACACCGCAAGACCATCGTCTTCGTCACCCACAACGTGCGAGAAGCCGTGTGTCTTGGAGACCGCGTGATCTTGTTTTCGCCGAATCCCGGGAGGATTCGTGAAGAGTTCGCCATTCCCCTGCCGCGCCCGCGCGATATCAACAGCGTGGATCTCGCGCGCTACGCCACGGAAATTACCCGTGTACTCAAAGGCTACGTCAAGACCGAGGTGGCGGGATGA
- a CDS encoding ABC transporter permease: protein MIVRWLSASLFFLALLAAWHLAVEAKIWSPLLLPSPVSVLDYLRSAAEDGTLWEATVVTVRRLLIGYGLGILAGIPLGLLTASSRWSQDTIGVLALGLQTLPSVCWVPLALLWFGQTESAMLFVVVMGTLWSLILATDNGVRTIPPIYTRAARSMGSTGLHTWTHVVLPASLPFLLSGMKQGWAFAWRSLMAAEIFVTILTGFGLGHLLHYGRELNAMDQVIGVMLVIVFIGLAVDKTLFAPIERALHRRWGTGRP from the coding sequence ATGATCGTACGGTGGCTGTCCGCCTCGCTGTTTTTCCTGGCTCTCCTGGCGGCGTGGCATCTCGCAGTGGAAGCCAAAATCTGGTCGCCCCTCCTCTTGCCCTCCCCCGTGAGCGTCTTGGACTACCTGCGGTCAGCCGCGGAAGACGGCACGCTCTGGGAGGCCACCGTCGTTACGGTACGCCGTCTCCTCATCGGATACGGGCTCGGCATTCTCGCCGGGATTCCCTTGGGACTCCTCACCGCCTCATCCCGCTGGTCGCAAGACACCATCGGCGTCCTCGCGCTGGGACTCCAAACACTCCCTAGCGTCTGCTGGGTACCGCTGGCACTGCTCTGGTTCGGCCAAACCGAGTCCGCCATGCTCTTCGTCGTCGTCATGGGAACCCTCTGGTCGTTGATTCTCGCCACCGACAACGGCGTGCGGACAATCCCCCCCATCTATACTCGCGCAGCCCGCAGCATGGGATCGACCGGACTGCATACCTGGACCCATGTCGTTCTTCCGGCCTCGCTTCCGTTCCTCCTGAGCGGCATGAAGCAAGGCTGGGCATTCGCCTGGCGGTCGCTGATGGCGGCAGAGATCTTCGTCACGATCCTGACCGGATTCGGCCTCGGACATCTGTTGCATTATGGCCGCGAACTTAACGCGATGGATCAAGTCATTGGCGTCATGTTGGTGATTGTTTTTATTGGGCTGGCCGTCGATAAAACGCTCTTCGCGCCTATCGAACGGGCACTCCACCGCCGATGGGGAACCGGACGACCATAA
- a CDS encoding ATP-binding protein, translating to MSSAPPGFIARLSIGKKLAVAFGLILLLLAGSFSATLVYLSRVNSYVDRHQRITIPGVITASEMLRNVGEIETRMHHVREHLSGTERTAGFEAIAAIERRTLAALDTYQATHAARTHPILYGMLEHHGRTDLAVQEDQAIVAIADGITSLRAQREDLAAARPQHPAEPIAAETTYEHAAARTQEAIASLIEVHRKIDVEMKVEGDRLVDQARTMVVGILGVLGLLIVTVYAIMKRQVANPLRRLAATADRVAHHDLGAQFEPWPSRDEVGALAGSLTTMLTSLRDHSTALIRKTKELEAFTYSIAHDLKGPLREIEGFSSLLEKQFADSNDAQLQHHIGIIRASALRLTHMIDALLKYSRLEQQNLPRLRFNVMETISSLLVDRQQLLAGSTAKITVNLPYSDLYGEPVSVRQALTNLLDNALKFSRHAAAPAIAIGGQQTATEHILWIRDNGIGFDAGQADKIFGLFERLHSPGEYEGTGVGLAIVKLVMEKHGGRVWAESVPGQGSTFFIAFPSQVH from the coding sequence ATGTCATCTGCACCGCCCGGATTCATCGCCCGTCTCTCCATCGGCAAGAAACTCGCCGTCGCCTTCGGCTTGATCTTGCTGCTGCTCGCCGGCAGCTTCTCCGCCACACTCGTCTATCTGTCCCGCGTGAACAGTTACGTCGACCGCCATCAGCGCATTACCATCCCCGGCGTGATCACTGCGTCAGAGATGCTCCGCAATGTGGGGGAGATTGAAACCCGCATGCACCATGTCCGTGAACATCTCTCCGGCACAGAGAGAACCGCGGGATTCGAGGCCATTGCCGCAATTGAACGACGGACCCTCGCCGCGCTCGATACCTATCAGGCTACCCACGCCGCCCGCACGCACCCGATTCTCTATGGCATGCTGGAACACCATGGCCGGACCGACTTGGCCGTACAGGAAGATCAGGCGATCGTCGCCATTGCGGACGGCATTACCTCCCTGCGCGCACAGCGGGAAGATCTGGCGGCTGCACGCCCGCAACATCCCGCCGAACCGATCGCGGCGGAAACGACCTATGAGCACGCAGCCGCGCGCACGCAGGAAGCCATCGCCTCCTTGATCGAGGTGCACCGGAAGATCGACGTGGAAATGAAGGTCGAGGGCGATCGATTAGTCGATCAGGCCCGCACGATGGTGGTGGGAATCCTCGGCGTCCTCGGACTGCTGATCGTGACCGTCTATGCGATCATGAAGCGGCAAGTGGCAAATCCGCTCAGGCGACTGGCGGCGACCGCCGATCGTGTTGCCCACCACGACCTTGGCGCGCAATTCGAGCCCTGGCCCAGCCGCGACGAAGTCGGCGCGCTCGCCGGTTCGCTCACCACGATGCTGACGAGTCTGCGGGATCACAGTACGGCGTTGATACGAAAGACCAAAGAGCTGGAAGCCTTTACCTATTCCATCGCGCACGACCTCAAAGGCCCCTTACGGGAGATTGAAGGGTTTTCATCTCTACTGGAAAAACAGTTCGCCGATTCGAACGACGCGCAACTCCAGCATCACATCGGCATTATCCGCGCCTCTGCCCTCCGCCTCACTCATATGATCGACGCTCTATTGAAGTACTCGCGGCTGGAACAACAGAATCTGCCCCGCCTTCGCTTCAACGTCATGGAGACGATCTCGAGCCTGCTGGTCGATCGCCAACAGCTCCTCGCGGGAAGCACAGCGAAGATCACCGTCAATCTGCCCTACTCTGATCTCTATGGCGAACCGGTCAGTGTGCGCCAGGCCTTGACCAATCTCCTGGACAACGCGCTGAAGTTTTCCCGCCACGCCGCGGCGCCGGCCATCGCCATCGGCGGACAACAAACGGCGACCGAACATATTCTCTGGATTCGCGACAACGGCATCGGCTTCGATGCCGGCCAGGCCGACAAGATTTTCGGCCTCTTCGAGCGGCTCCACAGTCCCGGCGAATACGAAGGCACCGGCGTCGGCCTCGCCATCGTGAAACTAGTGATGGAAAAGCACGGCGGGAGAGTCTGGGCGGAATCCGTTCCCGGTCAAGGCAGCACCTTCTTCATCGCGTTTCCCAGCCAGGTCCACTGA
- a CDS encoding sigma-54 dependent transcriptional regulator, translating to MRTLIIDDEEYVRLVLEQALREEGCQVTAVKHGQAGIDALHAAPFDCVITDLRMPGLDGRAVLKWIAEHQPDVDVLMLTGHGDVKDAVEAIKHGAWDFLVKETPFDAGVVKAALSKLKTVRALRKENLAARHGGFTRDVIVEGPSKAWHILKTQIAQVAPSNAPVLIQGETGSGKEVVARLLHELSRRANGPFLAINCGAVSRELLESELFGHEKGAFTGATGAKIGLIAAAEGGTLFLDELGEMPGPMQVSLLRFLDRNEYRPVGSTRTRQADVRIVGATNQDIQELVHQGRFRDDLLYRINTVTLRVPPLRERTEDLPALIDHILQTLRIPGATKRTVAPAALQRLTAYAWPGNVRELRNVIERMILMSTGTGPITHAEVEHVLPKASGAPRTDDPAELTLDEIERRHILRVLDASEGNKTAAAKTLDIDYKTLLTKLKNFSITN from the coding sequence ATGCGCACACTGATCATCGACGATGAGGAATATGTCCGTCTGGTGCTCGAACAGGCCCTACGTGAGGAAGGCTGCCAGGTCACGGCCGTGAAACACGGCCAGGCCGGCATCGACGCGCTGCACGCTGCGCCGTTCGATTGCGTCATTACGGATCTGCGGATGCCCGGCTTGGACGGGCGGGCGGTGCTGAAGTGGATCGCCGAGCATCAGCCCGATGTCGACGTCCTCATGCTGACCGGCCACGGTGATGTGAAAGATGCGGTCGAGGCGATCAAGCACGGCGCCTGGGATTTCCTCGTGAAAGAGACCCCCTTTGACGCCGGCGTGGTGAAAGCGGCGCTAAGTAAGCTCAAGACCGTCCGCGCGCTAAGAAAAGAGAATCTGGCGGCCCGCCATGGCGGCTTCACCCGTGACGTGATCGTGGAAGGCCCCAGCAAAGCCTGGCACATCCTCAAAACTCAGATCGCGCAAGTCGCGCCTTCCAACGCGCCGGTCCTCATTCAGGGAGAAACCGGTTCCGGCAAGGAAGTCGTCGCCCGGCTGCTCCACGAGCTAAGCCGGCGAGCCAACGGCCCGTTCCTGGCCATCAACTGTGGCGCTGTCAGCCGCGAGTTACTGGAGAGCGAACTGTTCGGCCATGAAAAGGGAGCCTTCACCGGCGCCACCGGCGCCAAGATCGGCCTGATCGCCGCGGCAGAAGGCGGCACCCTCTTTCTGGATGAACTCGGCGAGATGCCGGGACCGATGCAGGTCAGCCTGCTTCGCTTTCTCGATCGCAACGAGTATCGCCCGGTCGGCAGTACCCGAACACGTCAAGCGGATGTGCGTATCGTCGGAGCCACGAATCAGGATATTCAAGAACTCGTCCACCAAGGCCGCTTCCGCGACGATCTCCTCTATCGCATCAATACCGTGACGCTCCGCGTCCCGCCGTTACGTGAACGAACCGAGGATCTGCCGGCGCTGATCGATCACATCCTTCAGACGCTCCGGATCCCTGGAGCCACCAAACGAACGGTTGCCCCAGCCGCCTTACAACGGCTAACCGCCTATGCATGGCCCGGCAACGTGCGTGAGCTGAGAAATGTGATCGAACGGATGATCTTGATGAGCACTGGAACCGGACCCATCACCCACGCTGAGGTCGAGCACGTGCTGCCGAAGGCCTCAGGCGCTCCCCGGACAGACGATCCCGCAGAACTGACGTTGGACGAAATCGAGCGGCGACACATCCTGCGCGTGCTCGACGCGAGCGAAGGGAACAAAACCGCGGCCGCCAAGACCCTGGACATCGATTACAAAACACTGCTGACCAAGCTCAAGAATTTCTCGATCACCAACTAG
- a CDS encoding PilZ domain-containing protein, protein MSQPTGPSKRIIDLRKHQRIVTPSSALFSFRQLIVPAQLLDDVEGEGALIDLSLGGCRLLSDTPLTLGQEYHLILQISVERPPIPVEAAVVRWTEDNTYGLKFTSIDTHDESQLRDLLIEIRRPIS, encoded by the coding sequence ATGTCTCAGCCAACCGGACCGTCTAAGCGCATCATCGACCTGCGGAAACATCAGCGCATTGTCACGCCGTCAAGCGCGCTCTTTTCCTTCAGACAGCTTATCGTGCCGGCCCAACTCCTGGACGATGTCGAAGGTGAAGGCGCCCTGATCGATCTTTCGCTCGGAGGATGCCGTCTTCTCAGCGACACCCCACTCACCCTTGGTCAGGAATATCACCTGATTCTGCAGATCTCCGTTGAACGCCCTCCCATTCCGGTCGAAGCCGCGGTCGTCCGCTGGACTGAAGACAATACCTACGGTCTCAAGTTTACGTCGATCGACACGCACGACGAATCTCAGCTCCGGGATCTCCTCATCGAGATCCGCCGGCCCATCAGCTAA